Proteins encoded in a region of the Phalacrocorax carbo chromosome 15, bPhaCar2.1, whole genome shotgun sequence genome:
- the NOS1 gene encoding nitric oxide synthase 1 produces MEENVFSVQQIQPNVISVRLFKRKVGGLGFLVKERVSKPPVIISDLIRGGAAEQSGLIQAGDIILAVNGRPLVDMSYETALEILRSIASETYVVLILRGPEGFTTHLETTFAGDGTPKTIRVTRPLYPTPKVVDLSNPSLHSKEQPLPAADHTMGSLWTREVRQEVEPMIHVNGVVTGNRGQDAGKGKEGACGRPCLNGGVEDNELLKEIEPVLDLLKSSSKDSDGDAPSKVETRDIEVQVDCFREGENKAQKALPAQMENNRVFGDLWGKSNMPVVLNNPYSEAEQPPPSGRQSPTKNTVNGSPSKCPRFVKIKNWETGSVLHDTLHLKTAMATACTEQICMGSVMTPSQHIRKSEDTRTKEEVLLLAKDFIDQYYSSIKRSGSKAHMERLEEVTKEIEATDTYQLRDTELIYGAKHAWRNAARCVGRIQWSKLQVFDARDCTTAHGMFNYICNHIKYATNKGNLRSAITIFPQRTDNKHDFRIWNAQLIRYAGYKQPDGTILGDPANVELTEICIQQGWKAPRGRFDILPLLLQANGNDPELFEIPPELVLEVPIRHPKFEWFKDLGLKWYGLPAVSNMLLEIGGLEFSACPFSGWYMGTEIGVRDYCDNSRYNILEQVAKKMNLDMRKTSSLWKDQALVEINIAVLYSFQSDKVTIVDHHSATESFIKHMENEYRCRGGCPADWVWIVPPMSGSITPVFHQEMLNYRLTPSFEYQPDPWNTHVWKGVNGTPTKKRAIGFKKLAKAVKFSAKLMGQAMAKRVKATILYATETGKSQVYAKTLCEIFKHAFDAKVMSMDEYDIVHLEHETMVLVVTSTFGNGDPPENGEKFGCALMEMKNPNSNLEERKSYKVRFNSVSSYSEARKSSSDGPDSRDNFESTGPLANVRFSVFGLGSRAYPHFCAFARAVDTLLEELGGERILRMGEGDELCGQEESFRTWAKKVFKAACDVFCVGDDVNIEKANNSLISNDRSWKRSKFRLTYVAEAPELTQGLYSIHKKRVYAARLITRQNLQSPKSSRLTIFLRLHTDGHQELRYLPGDHLGVFPGNHEDLVNALIDRLEDAPPTNQLVKVELLEERNTALGVISNWTDENRVPPCTIFHAFKYYLDITTPPTPLLLQQFALLATSDKEKKRLQILSKGLQEYEEWKWSKNPTIVEVLEEFPSVQMPSTLLLTQLPLLQPRYYSISSSPEMYPGEVHLTVAVVSYRTRDGEGPIHHGVCSSWLNRIQTDEVVPCFVRGAPGFHLPQDPQVPCILIGPGTGIAPFRSFWQQRLFEIQHKGLKPCPMVLVFGCRQSRIDHIYKEETLFAKTQGVFKELYTAYSREPDKPKKYVQDVLQEQLAQTVFKALKEQGGHIYVCGDVTMARDVLKTIQCIVRQQGRLTVEEAGAFISKLRDDSRYHEDIFGVTLRTYEVTNRLRSESIAFIEESKKDTDEVFCS; encoded by the exons ATGGAAGAGAATGTGTTCAGCGTGCAGCAGATACAGCCCAACGTCATCTCTGTAAGGCTCTTCAAGCGCAAGGTGGGCGGCCTCGGCTTTCTAGTGAAGGAGCGCGTCAGCAAGCCGCCTGTCATCATCTCGGACCTAATCCggggaggggctgcagagcagagtggCCTCATCCAGGCTGGAGACATCATTTTAGCTGTCAATGGCAGGCCCCTGGTGGACATGAGCTATGAGACTGCACTGGAGATACTGAGAAGCATCGCCTCTGAGACTTACGTGGTCCTCATCCTGCGGGGCCCCGAGGGCTTCACCACTCACCTGGAGACCACTTTTGCGGGTGACGGGACACCGAAAACCATCCGTGTCACCAGACCCCTCTACCCCACGCCAAAGGTGGTTGACTTGTCCAACCCAAGCCTGCACAGCAAAGAGCAGCCGCTGCCAGCAGCTGACCACACCATGGGCTCCCTGTGGACAAGAGAGGTCAGGCAGGAGGTGGAGCCGATGATCCATGTTAACGGCGTCGTTACTGGCAACAGAGGGCAGGAtgctgggaaggggaaggagggtgCTTGTGGTCGCCCTTGCCTCAACGGTGGTGTGGAAGACAATGAACTGCTCAAAGAAATTGAGCCCGTCCTGGATCTCCTGAAGAGCAGCAGTAAGGACAGCGATGGAGATGCACCCTCCAAGGTAGAGACAAGAGATATAGAAGTCCAGGTGGACTG tttcagggaaggggaaaacaagGCACAGAAAGCCTTACCGGCTCAGATGGAAAACAACCGTGTCTTCGGTGACCTGTGGGGGAAGAGCAACATGCCCGTGGTCCTGAACAACCCCTACTCTGAAGCAGAGCAG CCACCGCCATCCGGGCGGCAGTCCCCAACTAAGAACACAGTGAATGGAAGTCCTTCCAAATGCCCACGGTTTGTCAAAATCAAGAACTGGGAGACAGGCTCCGTGCTTCACGACACTCTGCACCTCAAGACGGCGATG GCCACCGCATGCACTGAGCAGATCTGCATGGGCTCAGTAATGACCCCTAGCCAGCACATCCGCAAGTCAGAAGATACCAGGACAAAAGAGGAGGTGCTCCTCTTGGCTAAGGACTTCATTGACCAGTATTACTCCTCCATAAAGAG ATCTGGCTCCAAGGCCCACATGGAAAGGCTGGAGGAAGTGACCAAGGAGATTGAAGCCACTGATACCTACCAGCTGCGGGACACAGAGCTGATCTATGGAGCCAAGCATGCCTGGAGAAATGCAGCCCGCTGTGTGGGCAGGATTCAGTGGTCCAAGCTGCAG GTGTTTGATGCCCGGGACTGCACCACAGCCCATGGGATGTTCAATTATATCTGCAATCACATCAAATATGCTACCAACAAAGGAAACCTCAG ATCTGCTATTACCATCTTCCCGCAGAGGACAGACAACAAGCACGACTTCCGCATCTGGAACGCCCAGCTCATCCGCTACGCAGGCTACAAGCAGCCCGATGGCACTATTCTGGGAGACCCTGCAAACGTGGAGCTGACAGAG ATCTGCATTCAGCAAGGGTGGAAGGCACCGCGTGGACGCTTTGATAtcctgcctctgctcctccAAGCCAACGGCAATGATCCAGAGCTCTTTGAAATCCCCCCAGAGCTCGTCCTGGAAGTGCCCATCCGGCACCCCAA GTTTGAATGGTTTAAGGACCTGGGTCTGAAGTGGTATGGTTTGCCAGCAGTTTCCAACATGCTCCTTGAGATTGGTGGCTTGGAGTTTTCCGCCTGTCCCTTCAGCGGCTGGTACATGGGCACAGAGATTGGGGTCCGTGACTATTGTGACAACTCTCGCTACAACATCCTGGAG CAAGTGGCCAAGAAAATGAATCTGGATATGAGGAAAACTTCATCGCTGTGGAAGGACCAGGCCCTAGTGGAGATCAACATTGCTGTGCTGTACAGCTTCCAG AGCGACAAGGTGACTATTGTGGATCACCACTCAGCCACTGAGTCCTTTATCAAGCACATGGAGAATGAGTATCGATGCCGTGGAGGCTGTCCTGCCGACTGGGTGTGGATCGTCCCACCAATGTCTGGCAGCATCACCCCAGTTTTCCATCAGGAAATGCTCAACTACCGTCTCACACCCTCCTTTGAGTACCAG CCGGACCCCTGGAACACCCACGTCTGGAAAGGAGTCAACGGGACGCCTACCAAGAAGAGGGCCATTGGCTTTAAGAAGTTAGCAAA GGCTGTGAAGTTCTCAGCCAAGCTGATGGGACAGGCCATGGCCAAGAGGGTCAAAGCGACCATCCTGTATGCCACTGAAACAGGGAAGTCGCAGGTCTATGCAAAAACTCTGTGTGAAATCTTCAAGCATGCTTTCGATGCCAAG GTGATGTCCATGGACGAGTATGACATCGTGCACCTAGAGCATGAAACCATGGTCCTGGTGGTCACAAGCACATTTGGCAATGGAGACCCACCTGAGAATGGAGAG aAATTTGGTTGCGCATTGATGGAGATGAAGAATCCCAACTCCAACCTGGAGGAGAGGAA GAGCTACAAGGTCCGTTTCAACAGTGTCTCCTCTTACTCGGAAGCACGGAAATCCTCAAGCGATGGCCCTGACTCTAGGGACAACTTTGAAAGCACAGGGCCCCTGGCTAATGTCAG GTTCTCCGTGTTTGGTCTTGGGTCGCGTGCTTACCCCCATTTCTGCGCCTTTGCCCGGGCGGTGGACACTCttctggaggagctgggtggAGAGCGGATCCTCCGCATGGGAGAAGGGGATGAGCTCTGTGGCCAAGAGGAGTCCTTCAGGACCTGGGCCAAGAAGGTCTTCAAG GCAGCGTGCGACGTGTTCTGCGTGGGGGATGACGTCAACATCGAGAAAGCAAACAACTCCCTCATCAGCAATGACCGGAGCTGGAAGAGGAGCAAGTTTCGCCTGACCTATGTGGCTGAAGCCCCAGAACTCACACAAG GATTGTATAGCATCCACAAAAAGCGTGTCTATGCAGCCCGGCTTATCACACGCCAGAACTTGCAGAGCCCAAAGTCCAG TCGCTTGACAATTTTCCTGCGTCTGCACACCGACGGACACCAGGAACTGCGGTACCTGCCTGGGGACCACTTGGGTGTGTTTCCAGGGAACCACGAAGACTTGGTCAATGCCCTGATTGACAGACTTGAAGATGCCCCCCCAACGAACCAGCTGGTGAAGGTGGAGCTCCTGGAGGAGAGGAACACAGCTCTAG GTGTCATCAGTAACTGGACAGACGAGAACCGTGTCCCACCATGCACCATCTTCCATGCTTTTAAGTACTATTTGGACATCACTACCCCTCCCAcacccctgctgctgcagcagtttgCTTTGTTGGCCACCAGTGACAAGGAGAAGAAACGCCTGCAGATCCTTAGCAAG ggcttGCAGGAATACGAGGAATGGAAGTGGTCCAAGAACCCCACCATTgtggaggtgctggaggagtTCCCCTCAGTGCAGATGCCCTCCACGCTGCTGCTCACACAGCTCCCCCTCCTCCAACCACGCTACTACTCCATCAGTTCTTCCCCAGAGATGTACCCAGGCGAGGTCCACCTCACCGTGGCAGTGGTCTCCTATCGCACAAGAG ATGGAGAAGGACCAATCCACCACGGAGTGTGCTCCTCTTGGCTCAATCGGATACAGACCGATGAAGTAGTGCCCTGTTTTGTAAGAGG TGCGCCCGGGTTCCACCTGCCCCAGGATCCCCAGGTGCCCTGCATCCTCATCGGCCCCGGCACAGGCATCGCCCCTTTCCGGAGCTTCTGGCAGCAGCGGCTTTTTGAAATCCAGCACAAAG GCCTGAAGCCTTGTCCTATGGTCCTGGTATTTGGCTGCCGGCAGTCCAGGATTGACCACATTTACAAAGAGGAAACGCTCTTTGCCAAAACCCAAGGTGTCTTCAAAGAGCTGTACACAGCCTACTCCCGAGAACCGGACAAACCAAAG AAATACGTGCAAGACGTGTTACAGGAGCAGCTGGCCCAAACCGTGTTCAAAGCGCTGAAGGAGCAGGGAGGCCACATCTACGTCTGCGGGGATGTCACCATGGCCAGGGACGTCCTCAAGACCATTCAGTGCATTGTGAGGCAGCAGGGCCGGCTCACGGTGGAGGAGGCAGGCGCTTTCATCAGCAAGCTGCGG GATGACAGCCGGTACCACGAGGATATTTTTGGAGTCACCCTGCGTACATACGAAGTGACTAACCGCCTTAGATCTGAGTCTATTGCATTCATTGAGGAGAGCAAAAAAGACACGGATGA GGTTTTCTGCTCCTAA